A region of Mesorhizobium sp. AR02 DNA encodes the following proteins:
- a CDS encoding homocysteine S-methyltransferase family protein produces MKKVILTDGGMGQELVRRSKSEPTPLWSARVLIDEPDLVRDLHAEFIRAGARVITINTYSATPERLAREGAEDLFKPLQKRGIELARQARDEAGDAAIAGCLSPLFGSYAPALTISYQETLDIYRRIVAEQADGVDLFLCETMASADEARAAVTAASESGKPVWVSWTLADHGAPRLRSGETIAAAASALDGLPIAARLLNCCRPEAIAAALPELIDLGGPVGAYANGFTSTEALKHGGTVDVLHARHDLGPDAYAEQAIGWVEAGADIVGGCCEVGPPHIAALRDRLEQAGYEISGDIHA; encoded by the coding sequence ATGAAGAAAGTCATCCTCACCGATGGCGGCATGGGCCAGGAACTGGTCCGCCGCAGCAAGTCCGAGCCGACGCCGTTGTGGTCGGCCAGGGTGCTGATCGATGAACCGGATCTGGTGCGCGACCTGCATGCCGAATTCATCCGTGCCGGCGCGCGCGTCATCACCATCAACACCTATTCCGCGACACCCGAACGCCTGGCGCGCGAGGGCGCCGAGGACCTGTTCAAGCCGTTGCAGAAGCGTGGCATCGAACTGGCCAGGCAAGCTCGCGACGAAGCCGGCGACGCGGCGATCGCCGGCTGCCTGTCGCCGCTTTTCGGCAGCTACGCCCCGGCGCTGACCATCTCTTACCAGGAGACGCTCGACATCTACCGCCGCATCGTTGCCGAGCAGGCGGACGGTGTCGATCTCTTCCTCTGCGAAACCATGGCGTCGGCCGATGAGGCGCGCGCGGCCGTCACCGCGGCATCGGAAAGTGGCAAGCCGGTCTGGGTGTCGTGGACGCTCGCCGATCACGGCGCACCGCGGCTGCGCAGCGGCGAAACAATAGCCGCCGCGGCCAGCGCGCTCGATGGCCTGCCGATAGCGGCGCGGCTGCTCAACTGCTGCCGGCCGGAAGCGATCGCCGCCGCCTTGCCTGAACTGATCGATCTCGGCGGCCCGGTCGGCGCCTATGCCAATGGCTTCACCTCCACTGAGGCGCTCAAGCACGGCGGTACCGTCGATGTGCTGCACGCCCGCCACGACCTCGGCCCGGACGCCTATGCCGAGCAGGCGATCGGCTGGGTGGAGGCAGGTGCCGACATCGTCGGCGGCTGCTGCGAAGTCGGACCGCCGCATATCGCTGCGCTGCGCGACCGGCTCGAACAGGCCGGCTATGAGATTTCGGGAGATATACATGCCTAG